The following are from one region of the Oreochromis aureus strain Israel breed Guangdong linkage group 1, ZZ_aureus, whole genome shotgun sequence genome:
- the LOC116329478 gene encoding guanylyl cyclase-activating protein 2-like: protein MGQAQQTESIEQIDIKIIQDMYKKFVLECPSGLLFLHEFKRFFGVDATGEASDYAENMFRAFDKNGDNTIDFLEFVAALNLVFRGDLEHKLRWSFKVYDKDGNGYVDRNELRSIIDSIYRIKKISKDNTSDSYLTVDEVVDRILAAVDTDGDGTVSMEEFIRGAQQDPWLLNILKLDMNPARWVMDQRRKSAHF from the exons ATGGGGCAGGCGCAGCAAACAGAGAGCATTGAGCAGATAGACATTAAAATCATTCAGGATATGTACAAAAAGTTTGTTTTGGAATGCCCGAGTGGATTACTTTTTTTGCATGAGTTTAAGCGTTTCTTTGGTGTGGATGCTACAGGAGAAGCTTCTGATTATGCAGAGAACATGTTTCGAGCGTTTGATAAAAATGGG GACAATACAATTGATTTCCTTGAGTTTGTGGCAGCACTAAATCTTGTTTTCCGTGGAgacctggagcacaaactgcGCTGGTCATTCAAGGTGTATGACAAAGATGGAAATGGATACGTGGACAGGAACGAACTTCGGTCAATAATCGAT AGCATCTATCGGATCAAGAAAATCTCCAAGGACAACACAAGCGATTCCTATCTTACTGTCGATGAGGTTGTTGATCGAATATTAGCAGCTGTTGATACTGATGGGGATG GTACTGTGAGCATGGAAGAATTCATTAGAGGTGCACAGCAGGACCCCTGGctgcttaatattttaaagctgGACATGAACCCTGCCAGATGGGTGATGGACCAAAGGAGAAAGAGTGCACATTTCTGA